From a single Microbacterium murale genomic region:
- a CDS encoding DNA topoisomerase IB: MSRLSITREQDGGGIVYRSAGRRITSAREIARIDALAIPPAWTDVEIARSSSAKVLARGVDDAGRRQAIYSPAYRRRQERKKYARILRFAERLPRLRKQVDHDLRRRRLSEDKVIACIVKLIDQEFFRVGNAEYARKHSHYGVTTLRRKHADVSSTKVTFDFVGKSGKRHVKTVRDPQIVRIIRQLNEMPGYEIFRFFDEDGIIRDIDSTRVNAYVKKHMGKEFSAKDFRTWGGTLLATSALLAVESEPGAADEDAAVIRDIVAQVADRLGNTPAITKDSYIDPRVFSAFEDGVTIPDVRRAMAGMRPRKYLTVEEQCVLKVLRSR, encoded by the coding sequence ATGTCACGACTGTCGATCACGCGTGAGCAGGATGGCGGCGGCATCGTCTACCGCAGCGCGGGCCGGCGCATCACCAGCGCCCGTGAGATCGCAAGAATAGACGCACTCGCCATCCCTCCGGCATGGACTGACGTGGAGATCGCGCGCTCTTCGTCCGCCAAGGTATTGGCTCGGGGAGTCGATGACGCAGGTCGACGCCAGGCGATCTACAGTCCCGCGTATCGACGCCGGCAGGAGAGGAAGAAGTATGCCCGCATTCTGCGGTTCGCCGAGCGTCTGCCGCGTCTGCGCAAGCAGGTCGATCACGATCTGCGCAGACGCCGTCTCAGCGAAGACAAGGTCATCGCGTGCATCGTAAAGCTCATCGACCAGGAGTTCTTCCGTGTCGGCAATGCGGAGTACGCCCGGAAGCACAGTCACTACGGGGTCACCACGCTGCGCCGCAAGCACGCCGATGTCTCCTCCACCAAGGTCACCTTCGACTTCGTCGGCAAGAGCGGGAAGCGACACGTCAAGACGGTTCGTGATCCGCAGATCGTCCGCATCATCCGTCAGCTGAACGAGATGCCCGGATACGAGATCTTCCGCTTCTTCGACGAAGACGGCATCATCCGCGACATCGACAGCACGCGCGTGAATGCGTACGTGAAGAAGCACATGGGCAAAGAGTTCTCCGCGAAGGACTTCCGCACGTGGGGCGGCACATTGCTCGCGACCTCCGCGTTGCTCGCCGTCGAGAGCGAGCCCGGCGCCGCGGACGAGGACGCTGCGGTGATTCGGGACATCGTCGCGCAGGTCGCAGACCGCCTGGGCAATACCCCGGCGATCACCAAGGACTCCTACATCGATCCGCGCGTGTTCAGCGCGTTCGAGGATGGCGTGACCATCCCGGACGTGCGACGAGCGATGGCGGGGATGCGACCGCGGAAGTACCTCACAGTCGAGGAGCAGTGCGTACTCAAGGTGCTGCGTTCGCGATGA
- a CDS encoding class I SAM-dependent methyltransferase, whose translation MKSWEGVGEAYAASYASLCAGTHDDLVRRLGPAHGRRLLDVGSGTGALAAQLADVGWSVTGCEPEPTMRAVAAREHPLLAVIDGALPVLPFAGAQFDAVTANFVLNHVPDPRAAAREITRVVQPSGVMIATIWVVSPSWFWQGVAERAGLAAPAGTGLPPDKDFERTSAGFGRMLSEGGWHAVDVSELGWTWWATADELWRSAEGGVASAGALYLSLDASERARYARAFDRLCEEHSLDGRVALDHRAAVAVGTAR comes from the coding sequence GTGAAATCGTGGGAAGGTGTCGGCGAGGCGTATGCCGCGTCGTACGCGTCGCTCTGTGCCGGAACGCATGACGATCTCGTCCGCCGACTCGGACCTGCTCATGGTCGTCGGCTGCTGGATGTCGGATCTGGCACCGGCGCGCTTGCCGCGCAGCTGGCGGATGTCGGGTGGTCTGTGACCGGTTGCGAACCGGAGCCGACGATGCGTGCCGTGGCCGCACGAGAGCATCCGCTGCTGGCAGTCATCGACGGAGCGCTGCCTGTGCTGCCGTTCGCCGGGGCTCAATTCGACGCTGTGACTGCGAACTTCGTCCTCAACCATGTGCCGGATCCGCGAGCTGCGGCACGCGAGATCACTCGCGTAGTGCAGCCGAGCGGCGTGATGATCGCGACGATATGGGTCGTCTCGCCTTCCTGGTTCTGGCAGGGCGTCGCGGAGCGTGCTGGACTCGCCGCGCCGGCCGGCACCGGACTGCCGCCGGATAAGGACTTCGAGCGCACCTCGGCTGGTTTCGGGCGGATGCTGTCAGAAGGCGGGTGGCACGCGGTCGATGTCTCCGAACTCGGCTGGACCTGGTGGGCCACCGCCGACGAGCTCTGGCGATCCGCTGAGGGCGGGGTGGCTTCGGCGGGTGCGTTGTATCTGTCACTCGATGCGAGTGAGCGCGCGAGGTATGCGCGTGCGTTCGACCGGCTGTGCGAAGAGCACTCTCTCGACGGCAGAGTGGCGCTCGATCACCGGGCGGCAGTGGCAGTCGGCACCGCTCGCTGA
- a CDS encoding M23 family metallopeptidase: MEPPRDSTKPRESTKPRRRATPAATTPRRPIQPTHRPWAKTKALGAALAVGAMITGVALPSLGPSADSVAATTAASTSAALEEAAQSYSSTDEIRAEIAPRGNFSATTPTEIDETRSRTVAAALAAGMPLGSAVEIPIAHQVVMPMAAGAYSFTDGFGASRPGRSHLGQDFAAPVGSPINAAMDGCVSRSTESFEGYGVTIQIESVIDGEAVSTAYSHMNYGTRAVEVGDCVTAGQYIGDVGSTGYVFGSCLHFEVHIDSVPVDPMSWLTEHVG; this comes from the coding sequence ATGGAGCCGCCGCGCGATTCGACAAAGCCGCGCGAATCGACAAAGCCGCGTCGCCGTGCGACCCCGGCCGCGACGACGCCCCGCCGCCCGATCCAGCCCACGCATCGCCCGTGGGCGAAGACGAAAGCGCTGGGAGCCGCTCTGGCCGTCGGCGCGATGATCACGGGTGTGGCGCTTCCCTCACTCGGCCCTAGCGCCGACTCCGTCGCCGCCACCACCGCCGCCAGCACCTCGGCAGCGCTTGAGGAAGCCGCACAGTCATACAGCTCCACCGACGAGATCCGTGCTGAGATCGCCCCGCGCGGCAACTTCTCCGCAACGACACCGACTGAGATCGACGAGACGCGTTCCCGGACCGTTGCCGCTGCGCTGGCCGCCGGAATGCCGCTCGGCAGCGCCGTCGAGATCCCCATCGCCCACCAGGTCGTGATGCCGATGGCCGCCGGCGCATATTCGTTCACTGATGGTTTCGGCGCTTCACGACCAGGACGATCCCACCTCGGACAGGACTTCGCCGCGCCCGTCGGCTCACCGATCAACGCGGCGATGGACGGCTGCGTCTCGCGTTCCACCGAGAGCTTCGAGGGATACGGCGTGACGATCCAGATCGAGAGCGTCATCGACGGTGAGGCCGTCAGCACCGCGTACTCGCACATGAACTACGGCACGCGGGCAGTGGAGGTCGGCGACTGCGTCACGGCGGGCCAATACATCGGCGACGTCGGCTCGACGGGGTACGTGTTCGGTTCCTGCCTGCACTTCGAGGTGCACATCGACAGTGTCCCCGTGGACCCCATGTCATGGCTCACCGAGCACGTCGGCTGA